A single window of Nicotiana sylvestris chromosome 3, ASM39365v2, whole genome shotgun sequence DNA harbors:
- the LOC104211774 gene encoding uncharacterized protein, with the protein MACWSAENATKAYLRAIKMGKRAKEPDMAEFISALAAGNNAQLMVVACADAADPATALALVAAAQQTCGRVICIIHSADKLSPSIEALGDNATYFEFVIGDALTLLMNDYREADFVLIDCNLNNCEGILQTARMIGENVSVLGYNALSMGSWRCQSFNAHLLPIGEGLLVTNRAAKKGGNLGVSGKKNRWIVKVDKCTGEEHVFRIRSSHGKPVEA; encoded by the exons ATGGCCTGCTGGTCAGCTGAAAATGCTACCAAAGCCTATCTCAGAGCAATAAAAATG GGAAAGAGAGCAAAGGAGCCAGATATGGCAGAGTTCATTTCAGCACTTGCTGCAGGCAACAATGCACAGCTAATGGTTGTTGCATGTGCAGATGCAGCCGACCCGGCCACCGCACTAGCTCTGGTGGCTGCAGCCCAGCAGACGTGTGGCCGAGTCATCTGCATCATTCATTCAGCTGACAAACTGAGTCCATCAATAGAAGCTCTAGGCGATAACGCAACATATTTTGAATTTGTAATCGGAGACGCACTAACTCTACTAATGAATGACTATAGAGAAGCGGATTTTGTACTCATTGACTGCAACCTCAACAATTGTGAAGGCATACTTCAAACAGCAAGAATGATTGGAGAAAATGTGAGCGTTTTAGGATACAACGCGCTCTCTATGGGTTCGTGGAGATGCCAAAGCTTCAATGCTCATTTGTTACCTATAGGAGAAGGACTATTAGTAACAAATAGAGCGGCTAAAAAAGGAGGTAATTTGGGAGTTTCAGGAAAAAAGAATCGTTGGATTGTGAAAGTAGATAAATGCACAGGGGAAGAGCATGTTTTCAGAATCAGGTCTTCACATGGAAAGCCAGTTGAAGCTTAA